In the genome of Helicovermis profundi, the window CTGCTTTTTTCTGAAGTGCTGGAATCATTTCAACTCTAAATTTATCTAGCACCATATTTCCAGCAAAAATGTACTTTTCAAGTATTTCAAAGTATTCCATATTTTTATTAAACATTTCATCAAGTACAGCATTAGAATTTGTAATTTCATCTTCATACTGTTTTAACTGAACGTATACTTTATCAACTTCTCCGCCCATAGTATGATATTTACTAAATAGTGAATCAATCATATTCTTAGATTTATTAAATAATTTATTAATCAAATTTGGTTTTTTCTCTTCAAAATCCTTAATATCAAATTTATCCATTATCTTATTAAGCATCAAAAGCATATTTCCTGAATCTTCTACTTTTGTATTTTCCATTGTGTGTAAAATTTGATCAGAAAACTTTGAAATCTCTGATGCAGTTTCATTACCATACTTAAGGATTGAATTTAAATCACGAGTATCAATTTGCTTTGCAATTGCAGCTACTTCATCTGAGTTTTTAAGTTTAAGTTCCATATCACTCTCTGTTTTTACTAGGTCTAGTTCATATGTTACATCTTCGTTTATATTCTCCATAAATACCCTCCTATTAAAATTAATTGCTAAATTTATTATTATTATTATAAAACAAATCTTGTATTACTTATCCAAATAAAGATGACCAAAACTTCTTTGATTTTTTAGATGAATACTTATTTAAATCTGGTAAAGTTAGATTGAACTTTTTAGTTTCTAATTTAAAGATATCATAAAATTTACTATCTATAAACATTTCGAAATTATTATATCCAGTTGGAGTTAATATGCATATATCAAATCCATTTAAATAAAGAAAAGAAATAACTATAGAGTCTTCTCGGCTAAAAGTTGTTTCTTTAGAATCATATACGATAACTTTTGGTACTCTCATAGGGTAGTCAAAATTTTGTATAAGTTCTAAAATGTCCTTATCAAGACTTAGTACAGTAGAGAGTACCTTTAGTCTTAAATTTATATCAACTTTTTCAGTTAATACACTTGAATCTAATAATTCATTAGTTTTAATGATTATTTTATTTTGAGTATTTTCACTAAGGTAAGAATATTTGTATAATGGATGTTTCTTTAATTCTTCACTATTAATTAAATTATCCTTTGAAAATACATTTGTCAATCTATATATTTCTTGCTTATTCATCACATTATTTATTATTGGAAGCTCATTATATAGTTTTACCAGTGGTACTGATGTAAGAGATGAAATATATTTATAGTAATCGCTTTCGTTTTCATTTGTACCGCTAATTTTTGTAAAAAGATTTGGTATATAAACTGTATTGTTTTGAACTTTAAAGCTATCACGAAATCTCGACTCTTCTTTCCATAGTATACCAAATTCGTCGAATGTTGTCATTAAAGTTATTGGTTTAATATTGTATGATTCAAATTGCCAAGGCTTGTAAACTCCATCTTCTTCGTTATGAATTATTTTTCCGATTTCCTCTGAAGCTTTATATGCAGTAGTTTCTCGTCTTACAAGCACCTCTTCTTTTGGAAATGCAAAATAATCAGAAAGTGTTTCGTTTACATAAAGTGAAGAAAAATTTAAATTAGGATCTAAATTTTCGAAAATTTCATCTTTCATTGTGTTGATATATATAATATCGACTCCAATATAATACATAAAAGTAAGGAATAAGCCTTCATGCATTTTAATATCTCCATAATACAGTATTTTAGATATAGACGTGGATTTATAATCAAAATTCACAAATAATTTATTGTATACATCTTTTAACCAAGCGAGTTGTTTTATAATGATATTTTTAATTTTTGAAGATTGAATACTCTCGGTATTTTCAAAAAGCATAATTAATGTTATTTCAAGAGCTTTATATATTTGATTTTTATGATCTTTACCTGGAATGTAGCTTAAAGTATCCACCGCATTAAGTTTACAAATAAGTAAATGAATATCTTCTTTTTTATAGTCAGTTCTACTCCAAATTTGTTTAGTTTTAGTTAATAATTCGGTAGGATTTCCAATTTTAATACTATCTTCTATTTTAATATAGTTATAATTTTCAAGTTTTTTATTTAAGTTATAGAGTGAGTTTTTAAATTGATCCAAATTATTAGAAACACCAATATATCGAATGAAAAAAGTTGGAATTACAGCGTTTGGGAGACCAATGTATCCAATTCTCTCATTTAACTTTGTATATATATCTTTAAGATCCCCTTTAAATTCTTTTTTCTTAATTGTTATATTACTGGAAAATTCTTTTGGTTTTATTGTATTAATAGTTGAAGAAGCACTCCTAGAATTAATATTTGTGGTTGAATGGATTCTATTTTTAGTTCTTTGTGTATTAGAATTACTTTGATTATAATTATTTATTGGATTTTGTTTTTTAGTTATAGGTGATTGTTTACTAATTTTTAAGTTGTACTTAAAATTCTCACTACATTTTGTTAGTGTTATTAAATTTGTGAAGTTTCTTAAATAGGAATTCTTTTCAATAAGGTTGTCATTAACAGAATTAATGTACAATATATCCACGCCAATCCTTGATAAAGCAAAAATCAAAAATGTTTCGTGTTTAGATATTTCACCAATATAGATTAGTTTTGAATTAATAAAGTTAATATTCTTAAAATTTGTATTAAAATTAATGATTGTGTGAAATTTGACATTAATCCAATAAAATAATTTTATATAAAGGTTCAAAATTTTACTTTTATTACAATTGTTTTCAGATGACTTAAATAAAACTATTGACTGGTTAAGAGCTTCTGTGATTGTACTATTTATTAGAGAATCTTTAAAAATATTTTTATCAATTAGTTTTGTAGTTGTTTTAATTATAATTTCATTTAAATTTGACAGATTTTCATTAAGATCGTTAAAAGAGTTCTTAATATCGCCAATAAAAGGGTAAGTTGCATCAAAATTAAGTTTTTTATCAATTACATTAAATAAAATATTTTTTTTCTCTAATGAAATTAAGTAATTATTTAAAATTTGATTTTCATTTAATGTACAACCAATTCTTCTTGTAAAAAACGTTGATAAAGTTATCGTTTTCGAATTTGATGAACCTTCTCTAGAAAGAATTGGTAATAAAGATTCTGAAAAAAAACTTTTGTTTTGAATTGTATTTATTTTTATATATTTTGTTGTATTTATCAAATTAATCATCCTTCTATAAATATTTTATATCTAATAGTGTATAAATTACTTATTTTTTTATAATTATATCATATTTTTAACATAAGTAAGCTAAGATTAATCTAACGTTAATAATCTGTTAATCTTTTATTGGTATAGTAGCTACATGAGTTGATTTAATAATAATAGTAAGCAATTTTGTTAGGAATAAACTTGTTTATATAGTTTTATTTAGGTTATAATAGAATTGTAAATACATATAAGAAGGAGGAAGAAATGTTTAATTTTAAAATTCATAAAGAACTTACTTGTATAGCAGAAGGTGATGGTTACTTTTATGCTAGAGTTGGGGCAATGGTAGCATCTAAGGGACAATTTAAAGCTGAAAAAGTACTTTTAGGAACTAATAAAAATAAAGGAATGCTTGGATCTTTAGCAGGACTTGCAGCTAGAAAACTTACTGGTGAAAATATTTCTTTAATGAAAGTTGAAGGTAGTGGAGAGTATTACATGGCGCATCAAGCACACCATGTTAGCGTAATTACATTAAAAAAAGGTCAATCTCTTGGCGTAGAGGGAGAAAACTTGCTAGCATATACTGAAACATGCGAATATACTGTAAAAATGATGGCGTCGGGTATGGCATCTCAAAAGGGGCTATTTACTTCGAATTTAAAAGCTAATAGTGAAGGTGCTCAAGTAGTAGTAACAACTAATGGAAACCCAATTATACTTGAAACACCATGTGTTGTTGATCCTGATGCTGTAATATGTTGGACTGGACCTCAACCATCATTTAAAGCTGATGTGAGTTGGAAAACATTTTTAGGACAGTCATCAGGAGAGTCATATTTTATGGAATTTAATACTCCAGGAGAAGTTGTTATTGTTCAGCCTTATGAAAGAATGGGTGGAGTGAGTTTATCTATAGATTAGGAGGATTTTAATATGGTTTTGTATGTTGATACAGGAAAAAAAGAACCTATGAGGTTTTCTAATGGTAAAATCACTGTTGAAGGATCATCTGGAATTACTCATTTAGGCACAATTGATCTTAGAAATGGAATTGATAGTGCATTAAAAAATGAAAGTGAGCCTACAAGAAATAGTGCAGTAGTTTCTTCAAGTGTTAGTAGTCAAATAAATAAAGATAATGAATCTGTTAGGAAACAAATTAATAAAGAAGAAAATAAATTAATTGATAAATCAAACTCAAAAAAATTAAAAAGTGGACAAAAACTAGGATTAAACGATTTAATTAGCACGAGCAAATTAGTAATTGGATTAAAATATGGATTTAAAAGTTCTTCCTTTGATGTTGATACTTCATTATTTTTGATGGATTCAAATGGAAAAACTTTTGAGGAAAATTTTATTTATTATAATAACTTAAAGTCAAATGATGGAAGCGTTAAATTAAATGAAGATTTTGGAAAGAATTTTACTAAATACTATAATGAATTAATATCTATAGATTTAAGTAAAGTGGAT includes:
- a CDS encoding AIM24 family protein; translation: MFNFKIHKELTCIAEGDGYFYARVGAMVASKGQFKAEKVLLGTNKNKGMLGSLAGLAARKLTGENISLMKVEGSGEYYMAHQAHHVSVITLKKGQSLGVEGENLLAYTETCEYTVKMMASGMASQKGLFTSNLKANSEGAQVVVTTNGNPIILETPCVVDPDAVICWTGPQPSFKADVSWKTFLGQSSGESYFMEFNTPGEVVIVQPYERMGGVSLSID
- a CDS encoding toxic anion resistance protein, which gives rise to MENINEDVTYELDLVKTESDMELKLKNSDEVAAIAKQIDTRDLNSILKYGNETASEISKFSDQILHTMENTKVEDSGNMLLMLNKIMDKFDIKDFEEKKPNLINKLFNKSKNMIDSLFSKYHTMGGEVDKVYVQLKQYEDEITNSNAVLDEMFNKNMEYFEILEKYIFAGNMVLDKFRVEMIPALQKKAEESGQQLDMINLNNANQVVEMLDQRVYDLELAKNISLQTMPQIKLIQKGNYNLVRKINSAFIITLPIFKQLLNQAITLKRQAVQAKAMSALDEKTNELLLRNAQNTAMQSKLTAKLASSSSIKIETLEESWRIIKDGINETKVIQEEAVKARIDGTRRLHEIQKEFQSKNGQ
- a CDS encoding YceG family protein, translated to MINTTKYIKINTIQNKSFFSESLLPILSREGSSNSKTITLSTFFTRRIGCTLNENQILNNYLISLEKKNILFNVIDKKLNFDATYPFIGDIKNSFNDLNENLSNLNEIIIKTTTKLIDKNIFKDSLINSTITEALNQSIVLFKSSENNCNKSKILNLYIKLFYWINVKFHTIINFNTNFKNINFINSKLIYIGEISKHETFLIFALSRIGVDILYINSVNDNLIEKNSYLRNFTNLITLTKCSENFKYNLKISKQSPITKKQNPINNYNQSNSNTQRTKNRIHSTTNINSRSASSTINTIKPKEFSSNITIKKKEFKGDLKDIYTKLNERIGYIGLPNAVIPTFFIRYIGVSNNLDQFKNSLYNLNKKLENYNYIKIEDSIKIGNPTELLTKTKQIWSRTDYKKEDIHLLICKLNAVDTLSYIPGKDHKNQIYKALEITLIMLFENTESIQSSKIKNIIIKQLAWLKDVYNKLFVNFDYKSTSISKILYYGDIKMHEGLFLTFMYYIGVDIIYINTMKDEIFENLDPNLNFSSLYVNETLSDYFAFPKEEVLVRRETTAYKASEEIGKIIHNEEDGVYKPWQFESYNIKPITLMTTFDEFGILWKEESRFRDSFKVQNNTVYIPNLFTKISGTNENESDYYKYISSLTSVPLVKLYNELPIINNVMNKQEIYRLTNVFSKDNLINSEELKKHPLYKYSYLSENTQNKIIIKTNELLDSSVLTEKVDINLRLKVLSTVLSLDKDILELIQNFDYPMRVPKVIVYDSKETTFSREDSIVISFLYLNGFDICILTPTGYNNFEMFIDSKFYDIFKLETKKFNLTLPDLNKYSSKKSKKFWSSLFG
- a CDS encoding TerD family protein, producing MVLYVDTGKKEPMRFSNGKITVEGSSGITHLGTIDLRNGIDSALKNESEPTRNSAVVSSSVSSQINKDNESVRKQINKEENKLIDKSNSKKLKSGQKLGLNDLISTSKLVIGLKYGFKSSSFDVDTSLFLMDSNGKTFEENFIYYNNLKSNDGSVKLNEDFGKNFTKYYNELISIDLSKVDSNIDKIAITSTIDEEGKNFSMLMDSTIYAIDPSSDKEIVNFNYDENLSNETAIVIIEIYKHNGNWKLQSIGKGFNGGLEALCNNYGVDTK